Within the Vairimorpha necatrix chromosome 10, complete sequence genome, the region TCTCTAAACACCCCCGTCTTGTTACTAAACTCCTCTAAATCTACACTTATCcacttatttataaaatttaaaggatTAAAAGAGAAATCTTCTAAAATCCGGCGtcttttttctaaattatttttaatctcAAAAGTCGTGTCAATTCGTCTTTCTAAATTGTAAACATCTTTATGATGTACTTTAGGATGCTGAAATAAATCATCAACTTCCAAGATAATATCATAACATCCATCTTGAACTAATATCTCAATATTATCAAGAGGATATAAATGATCATCTACTAATTCAGGCAAATctgtaaatttaaaagagtCGACTTTGAAAATATTCCTTAATTCTTCAGTGCAAGTTACAAGGGAATCTTTGTCTAGTAAATTATTCTTAATGGcgtatttgtaaaataagcCTAAGAGATTTGGTTTAGAACATGTGGAGACTTGGAGAAGAGAAGAAAGAGAAGGACTCAGTTTCATGATATCCCTGGAATTATTAAGAACGAGaactaatttaaaaaactttgcATTTTTTGAGCGGAATTCAAAGGACTCGACATCATCCCCTTGCATCATCCATTCACAAATATCATCAACATCGTTATTGTATTCATTAGAATTAAGATCATGTAATTCTTGGTATTCAATTTTGTCTTGGTCTTCAATTTTCTCTTGATCTTTATTAGAACTGTCTCTTTGATCGTCTTGATCTTTATAAAGATCATCTTCAAATTTGAATTCGTCCTTAAATTTAAGATCATCTTCAATTTTGAATTCGTCTTCTTGATCTTTGAAAGATCTTATTAGATAAATTCGCTCTATTAAATCACTTAATTTCATCTCTCGATTATTcttaaaatcatttaacACTCGGGAATCTAATCTGAAGAAAAATCCATCAGAATCAGAGTAggaatttatataaagacGGAGTGTCTTAGTACACTTAATTCTCTTACGATGCTCGGCCTCAATCTTAAGTCTCTTAAGAAGACACAAATCATTGATCTGATTCTCGACTTTCTTGAGATTTTCATAACGGGAAGTCATGGGGAacgaaataaagaaaaacatGAAAACAATACTACAATactatataaaacattactatatataaaacattactATATCAAacatcatatatataaaacattactatataaaacattactataaattttatgaataaCTATCTGTATCAATTTTAATTGAATTTATTGCATTATTTTGGTCACTGCATCTACTACATCTGAATACGTAGGATAAGACAAACACTCAAGATTCTCTGCATAAGGCGTAGGAATATCCTCTGCCAAAACTCTCACTATCTTCACTTCACTCATCCTCTCATAAATATTCACTGCTATTTCACTCGCTACACTAAAACACGGATACGAAAAATCAACTATAACTACCCTCTTAGTCTTCTCTGCTGACTTAATAATACTCTCATAATCTATTGGTCTAATAGACACTAAATTAATAATCTCTATATCAATATCTCTCTCTTTTAATATCTTATCAGACTTAAAAACCTCTTTTAAACTTATTGATATACCTATAACAGATACATCTTTACCTACCTTCTCTATGACAGATTTGTCAAGGTCCTGTAAATAATCAAACGGAACTGTGTCATATTTATCTCTGTATAACATCTCATTCTCGAGAATAATAACAGGATTATTGTCTCTTATAGCACTTTTAAGAAGGCCTTTGTGATCTCTACCTGTATACGGGCATACTACTTTGACCCCGGGAATAGCGCCATAATACTGAGCGAAATCTTGTGTGTGCTGTGCAGCATACCCGGAATTAAATCCATTTGGACCTCTGAAAACTATAGGACAAGAAACTTGTCTACCTGACATATAAGAAGTTTTAGCACATGAATTAATTATATGATCAATGGATTGTAAAGCGAAATTCCATGTCATAAAATCAACAACAGGGCGGAGGCCTAAGTAACTGGCGCCTACTGCGAGGCCAGTGAATCCCATCTCTGAGATGGGAGTATCACGGACTCGTCTCTCGccgaatttatttaataaattcttagTTAGGCCATGTGGGCCTCCAGAGAGGCCCACTTCTTCGCCTATGATGAAGATATCAGGATTAGTAGACATTTCTTCATCAAATGCCTGGTTTATTAATTCTCTTATTTCAAACATGTAcagtaaaaaaacatttattttataaattaaaaaaccaaTAAAAAGTTATATGTTATTGATTTATTGGAATTTAGTGTGATTTATTAGTGCGATATAAGTTTCATATTAAAATGGTATGGTTGGTTGGTAATTTGTTACATGATTTTGAAAtgacaaaaatttttgaattatttaaaaaaagatattaataataatagtaAGCAGTCAACCCACAAtataaagtataaaaatattattttaactATATGTGGTATCCCGGGGAAGCTCTCCCGGTGATAAAGTACCACTCTAAAAtagaattaatatattggcctttatttttaaacgTCTCTTTATACTCTCTCATAGCTGTCTTGTTACTATGTCTAAACACTCCTTGTGTTTGTCTCTCCATCTTCCTTCTGTACCCTTCCTTtctagaattttatttatagt harbors:
- a CDS encoding pyruvate dehydrogenase E1 component subunit beta (ODPB), with amino-acid sequence MFEIRELINQAFDEEMSTNPDIFIIGEEVGLSGGPHGLTKNLLNKFGERRVRDTPISEMGFTGLAVGASYLGLRPVVDFMTWNFALQSIDHIINSCAKTSYMSGRQVSCPIVFRGPNGFNSGYAAQHTQDFAQYYGAIPGVKVVCPYTGRDHKGLLKSAIRDNNPVIILENEMLYRDKYDTVPFDYLQDLDKSVIEKVGKDVSVIGISISLKEVFKSDKILKERDIDIEIINLVSIRPIDYESIIKSAEKTKRVVIVDFSYPCFSVASEIAVNIYERMSEVKIVRVLAEDIPTPYAENLECLSYPTYSDVVDAVTKIMQ
- a CDS encoding SWI/SNF complex component, translated to MTSRYENLKKVENQINDLCLLKRLKIEAEHRKRIKCTKTLRLYINSYSDSDGFFFRLDSRVLNDFKNNREMKLSDLIERIYLIRSFKDQEDEFKIEDDLKFKDEFKFEDDLYKDQDDQRDSSNKDQEKIEDQDKIEYQELHDLNSNEYNNDVDDICEWMMQGDDVESFEFRSKNAKFFKLVLVLNNSRDIMKLSPSLSSLLQVSTCSKPNLLGLFYKYAIKNNLLDKDSLVTCTEELRNIFKVDSFKFTDLPELVDDHLYPLDNIEILVQDGCYDIILEVDDLFQHPKVHHKDVYNLERRIDTTFEIKNNLEKRRRILEDFSFNPLNFINKWISVDLEEFSNKTGVFRDERVQNIMYELLKDVL